Proteins encoded in a region of the Salminus brasiliensis chromosome 2, fSalBra1.hap2, whole genome shotgun sequence genome:
- the kcnj8 gene encoding ATP-sensitive inward rectifier potassium channel 8 has translation MLARKSIIPEEFSLPALVSRIPRKPVFRDRVNKARFIAKSGACNLAHKNIREQGRFLQDVFTTLVDLKWRFTLVIFTMTFLCSWLLFAMGWWLVAFAHGDLDPNRQSGIEQCVTNVKSFTSAFLFSIEVQVTIGFGGRMITEQCPTAITVLILQNIAGLIINAVMLGCIFMKTAQSHRRAETLIFSRQACIAVRNNRLCFMIRIGDLRKSMIIGAVVRLQVVRKTVTPEGEVIPIHQIDVQTESAVASNSIFLLAPLIICHVIDKDSPLYDLSAMELQCSDLEVIVILEGVVETTGITTQARTSYVSEEIQWGHRFVPIVTEEEGVYSVDYSKFGNTVKVATPRCSARELDEKPSILIQTLQKSELSHQNSLRKRNSMRRNNSMRKGNSMRRNNLAMAMPKVQFLAPEGAMNVAVT, from the exons ATGCTGGCGAGGAAGAGTATCATCCCCGAGGAGTTCTCCCTACCGGCCCTGGTGTCGCGGATCCCCAGGAAGCCCGTGTTCCGGGACCGGGTGAACAAAGCCCGTTTCATCGCCAAGAGCGGCGCGTGCAACCTCGCCCACAAAAACATCCGCGAGCAGGGGCGCTTTCTGCAGGACGTCTTCACCACGCTCGTGGACCTGAAGTGGCGCTTCACCCTAGTCATCTTCACCATGACGTTCCTCTGCAGCTGGCTGCTCTTTGCCATGGGCTGGTGGCTGGTGGCTTTTGCTCACGGGGACCTGGACCCCAACAGGCAGTCCGGCATAGAGCAGTGCGTCACTAACGTGAA GTCCTTCACCTCTGCCTTCCTATTCTCCATCGAGGTGCAGGTCACCATTGGCTTTGGCGGCCGCATGATCACAGAGCAGTGTCCAACTgcaatcactgtgctgatcttGCAGAACATCGCCGGTCTAATCATCAACGCTGTCATGTTGGGCTGCATCTTCATGAAGACAGCACAGTCCCACCGGCGTGCCGAGACGCTCATCTTCAGCCGCCAGGCCTGCATCGCTGTGCGCAACAACCGCCTTTGCTTCATGATCCGCATTGGCGACTTGCGCAAAAGCATGATCATCGGTGCTGTTGTGCGTCTTCAGGTTGTCCGTAAGACTGTCACCCCAGAAGGTGAGGTCATACCCATTCACCAGATCGATGTCCAGACGGAGAGTGCTGTGGCCAGCAACAGCATCTTCCTTTTGGCTCCTCTCATCATCTGCCATGTCATAGACAAAGACAGTCCCCTGTACGATCTGTCCGCCATGGAACTGCAGTGCAGCGACCTGGAGGTCATTGTCATCTTAGAAGGTGTGGTGGAGACCACAGGAATCACCACCCAGGCCCGGACCTCCTATGTGAGCGAGGAGATCCAGTGGGGCCATCGCTTTGTGCCCATTGTCACGGAAGAGGAGGGCGTCTACTCTGTGGACTACTCCAAGTTCGGCAACACAGTGAAGGTGGCCACACCGCGCTGTAGCGCCCGAGAGCTGGATGAAAAGCCATCCATCCTCATCCAGACGCTGCAGAAGAGTGAGCTCTCACACCAGAACTCGCTGCGCAAGAGAAACTCCATGCGCCGCAATAACTCAATGCGCAAGGGCAACTCCATGCGCCGCAACAACTTGGCAATGGCCATGCCCAAGGTGCAGTTCCTCGCCCCTGAGGGCGCGATGAATGTGGCTGTGACATGA